The Gammaproteobacteria bacterium genome segment CGTGTAACCATTACGGCCAGTAGCGACGCGGCTGAAGCGGAGCGTTTACACACGAAGGCCAACGAGATGTGCTACATCGCTCGCTCCGTAAATTTCCCCGTACAACACAAGCCGGAAATCGTGCCCCGCTAGCCGGCTCCACTATCACGCGGCGGATTTCAGCAGGTGGTTGGCGTCCACGAGCGCTTGCGTCTGGCTACCTGTCGGGAGCGGTCTTCGCCGTCAAAACTCACCGGCTGCACATGCCGCACGTCGAGTTCCGTCAGTCGCAGATTGACCACTGACCAGGCGCCGTCCTCGTCCGAAAGTACCGCGCCCAGGCAGGTTCCGCACACGCGGCAAATATAGAAATCTGTCGCCCGCAGGCCAAAGCGATACTTCTGCAGATAACGCTCGTCCGCGATTCGAATCGTGGTCGAGCCTTTGGGATCGGCCCAGTATGTCGCACCGTGTTTCTGGCAGAAACTGCATTCGCAGGAACGCGCAACAATGTCATCGAGCGCCGTTCGCGTCGTGAGTTCGAACGAAAGGTTCCCACAGTGACAAGCTCCCGCGATGGTATGAGTCATCGATCGGATCCCAGGAACAGTTCGTAGGCCGAGTTGCCGGTCTCCTCGTGGAATGGGTAGTTCAGTTCCGACAGAAAGGCATGGAATGGCTCCAGTTCTCCGTCCGGCACCTGAATCCCCGCCAGCACTCTGCCATAGGCGGCGCCGTGACTGCGGTAATGGAACAGGCTGATATTCCAGCGCTTGCCCATGCGCGTAAGATAGCGCAGCAGCGCACCGGGCTGCTCGGGCAGATCGAACCGGAACAATCGCTCGTCGCGCAGGCCGGCTGCTCGGCCGCCCACCATGTAGCGCACGTGAATCCTCGCCATTTCGTTGTCTGAGAGGTCCACGACCTTGTAGCGGCGATTCGCCAGGTCGGCAATCAGTTCTTTCTTGTCCGAGCGACCGTTCCTCAGTTCCACGCCCACGAAGACGTGAGCCTTCTCTGCGTCGGCGTAGCGATAGTTGAACTCCGTGATCGACCGTTGCCCGATCGCCTGGCAAAACGTGCGAAAACTTCCCGGCTTTTCCGGAATGGTCACGCCGAGCAGCGCCTCGCGGCGCTCGACCAGGTCGGCAAGCTCCGCTATTCCCCGCAGCCGATCGAAGTCCACGTTGGCGCCGCTGACAACCGCCACCAGCACCTTGCCGGTCCATTCTTCCCGGGCGACGCAACGCTTGAGCCCTGCCAGCGCCAATGCGCCCGCCGGTTCGGCGATGCAACGCGAATCGTCGAAGATCTCCTTGATGGCCGTGCAGATCTCGCGATGGGTGACCGTAACGACCTCGTCCACGCACTTGCGCGCAATCCGAAACGGTTCCTCGCCGACCTGGCGCACGGCGACGCCATCGGCGAACGGGTCGACGTCATCGAGAACCACACGTTCTCCGGCTGCGAGCGCACGCGCCATGCAGGCCGCATGCCTCGGTTCCACGCCGACCACGCGAATGTCGGGGCGCAGCGCTTTCACGTAGGCCGCCATGCCGGCAATCAGCCCGCCACCGCCCACCGGAACGAAGATCGCATCCAGCTGCCCCGGCACCTGGCGCAGGATTTCCATTGCAACCGTGCCCTGTCCCGCAATCACGTCCTTGTCGTCATAAGGGTGAATGAAGGTGCTGCCGAGTTCTTCCGCCTTGTGCTGTGCGAACTCGAACGCTTCGTCATAGTTGCTCCCCTGAAGCTCGATGGCCGCCCCCAGGGCGCGCACGGATTCCAGTTTGATCTGCGGCGTGGTCTGCGGCATCACGATGAGTGCCTGCATGTCCAGTCGTTTTGCGGCCAGGGCGATGCCCTGGGCGTGGTTGCCGGCGGATGCCGCGATGACCCCGCGCTTTCTCGCATTGGCGGACAGCCCCGCCATCTTGTTGAACGCCCCGCGCAACTTGAACGAAAAGACCGGCTGAAGATCCTCCCGCTTCAGGTACACCCGGTTTTCGAGCCGCCGGGAGAGTATCGATACCGCCTGTAGCGGTGTTTCATTGGCGGCCGAATAGACTCGCGAGTTCTCGATTCTTTCTACGTAGTCCTGGAGCATGCGACCCTTCCTGCGTCGAAATCCAAGCTCGCCGGATCGCCTGCCGGAGCAGCCTGTTTACTCGGCTTCGTATCCCGCAATTTGGCCGGAAAGCCGGCGAGTCGCTTCTTCGATACCGTCCGGGGTCCCTCCGCCGGAGTAGATGATGGAACGCGACGCGCTGATGATCAGACTGTTCGGACTGACGGACGACCTGCCGTTCCGGATGCTCGAAGCCAGGGAGCCGTTCTGGGACCCGATGCCCGGCACGAGGAAAGGTACGGAAGGCGCAGCCTTGCGGGTAAGCGACATTTCCTTCGGGAAAGTGGCGCCGACCACGAGCATCACGTTCTGTTTGTCCTGCCAAAGTTCTTCCGCTTCAGCCGCCACTTTTTCGAACAACATGCTTCCGTCGATGTGCATATCCTGCAAGAAACCCGAACCGGGATTTGACGTCTTGCACAAGATAATGGCCCCTCGATCATCTCGCTCAATAAAGGGCTCTATGCAATCCAGCCCAAGAAACGGATTCACGGTTACCGCATCCGCGCCATAGCGTTCAAAGGCCTCCAGCGCGTACATCTTCGACGTGTGCCCGACATCTCCTCGTTTCGCATCCAGGATGACAAGCGAATCCGGCACTTCTTCCCGTATGTACTTGATCGTGTCGGCCAATTCATCTTCCGCGCCAACCGCGTGATAGAAGGCAGCCTGGGGCTTGAAAATGTTGCAGTGGTTCTTTGCCGAGTCGACGACACGTTTGTTGAATTCGAGAATCGGCCGCTTCGCGTTACGGAGGTCGTTCGGAATCTTGTGCAGATCAGGGTCCAGCCCTACGCACAATTGCGCATTGCTCCCACGAAAGGACCTGGCGAGTTTTTCTGGAAAAGTCAGCATTCTTTTGCGTGCACGGATTTTCTTGGTTGGATTTCGCGTATTTTACGGCTCTGCCACGATTCGAGCCATGAGGCCGTACTACCAGTCACCCGGCCCCATCGCGACTGAAGCGGTCAATTCGCCCTGGCAGCTTGTAATGTCCGAATGAAAGCTGCGGGATCCTCCAGGCTAATCAACACCGTCGTTCCATCGTTAAGCGCCAAGCTTGCCACCGACGAGCGGTCGGTCAACGCGACCAGCGCCTTGCCGCCGCCGACCAGCCTGAACCACCCGAGCGAATAACCCAGCGAGCCCAGCCCGTTGGTTCGCAGCCCAAGCCGCACTTCCCGGTCTGTTCTCATGTTCACGACGCGAGCGCCTGCCGGCTCGATTGTGTCAAGAGGAATCGAGCGGCCGTAGACCGGAACGCTGAATTCGAGTGCGTCCTCCGTAATCGTTACGCTGGAACGGTAGCCGCCGTAAAGAAAATAGACCAGGAGCAATGTAACCAACACAGGCAGGCCAACCGAGAGAGCCAGGCTGATCCAGGATTGCGACGCGAAGTAGCGCGCAGGACCTCCTCCGCTTACTACGATGAATACGCTGATCGCCAGTGGCAGGGCCGCCAGCAGCACCAGGACGGTCGAAGCCGTCGCATCAATCGGAATGATCGGAAATCTCATCGCGACAACTCAACGCGCAGTATTTTTGCGTTCTCCGGTTCTGTATTGAAGCACAGGCCGTTTTCCAGCAGAGGCGTAAGCCAGGGTTGCGCGCCTTTGGTCCACAGATGGCAGGTGGGGGTGATGCGGGAGGTGTCGTCGAGGGTGCCGGCCTTGATGCTTAGCGTATCGCTTCGGGCGCTTCGGGTTACGCCGCCCGCGTGGTAGATGCGGGCGCCGCAATTCTCGCAAAACGCGCAGAGTTTCTCCTTTCCCGAACCTCCGCGCGTGCGATAAATGCGCGGTTCCGCGCCCGAAAATTCGATGGCATCGCGCTCCATCCACATGGACAGACCGAACGCGCTCGAAGACTGTTTCTGGCAGTCTTTGCAATGGCAGGCATAAAGCGCCACCGGCGCCCGCAACAGCCGGTAACGAATCGCGCCGCACTGGCACCCGCCTTCCTGTCCGGGTTCGATGAGCATTCTCCTGGTAATTCCGCTGCGGGCCTATGCTGCGGGTTCAGGGATTACCTGCAGGCTCTCCAGTTCCGCCGCGTATGCGAGCCGCCTGTCCAGGCAAACGAATGACAGTGGTGCGGCCAACTGCTCCTGCACCAGGAGGGCTGCACCGAGTTGACCCGCGTCCGCAGCCCGCAACGGGTGCCGGGCAAGCAAGGCATTCGCGCGGGCCCGAACCGCCAGGACTTCGGTTACTTCATCCCAGGTGTCGGCGAAGGTGGCGAACCGCTCAAGCACCTCGCGGCGTTGTGGCCGGGACAGCAGGCCCTCGCGGGTTCGCCGCTCGACCGCGGCCACGATCTCGGTGCGGGACCAGGCCCAGGTCACGATGCGCCCGTCCTCGGCCAGCCAACGGCGCACTGCGTCGCTGGACGCTTCAGCGACGAGCAGCGGAACTAGAGCGGATGCGTCCCAATATCTCACAGCCGGTCGGTCCGATCTTCCATGAGCGCGTCCGACAGGCTGGTGGGCAGTTGAATTGGGGACTCCTCCAGAATAGCGGCCGCTTTTCCCTTGCCCGGCCGCAGCAGCCCGGTCCGGATGAGCGTCTGACGCAACCCGTCGCCGGTAGCCGCCGGAGGCGCCAAGCGGGCAACCGGCGTGCCTCTGTCAAGAACCTGAACCTCGCCACCGCGGCGAACTTCGCGGATATAGCGCGACAGATTTGCCTTCAGGTCCGAGATCGATACCGTCGTCATAATGACTAGTATGACCTATTTATAATGACTTATCTAGTCCACATTGTGACTCGCGGCGCAGCGCGGCGGTTTGGTCAAGGCCTAAGATAAGCAGTGAACCTAACCTATTTGTGGTCAATGCGGATGAGCCAACGCAAGCTCGACTCTTTCCGAATCCTCACGTTCACGGCGCTCTGGCTCGTGTGTGCGACTTCCCAGGCGCAATCTCCGGCGCCGGTGGAGGGCGTAATCGACGAGATCGTGGTTACGGCCACGAAGCGCAGCGCCCGGATTCAGGATGTGCCCTTTTCCGTGGCGGCAAAGACGGGAGAAGAAATTGCGCGCGCCGGCGCCCGGGGCATCGAAGACCTGGCGCTGGGCTTCGCCGGAATGAGCGTCCAGGACCTGGGGCCGGGGCAGAGCCAGGTCGCCATGCGCGGCGTGTCGGCCGGGCAGATCGTCCGCGACCAGCCGGGGGTCAAGGAGCAGGTGGGCATCTACATGGATGACTCGGTGGTTTCGCTCTCGTTGTTCACGCCCGACTTCGACCTGTTCGACCTGAACCGGGTCGAGGTATTGAGGGGTCCGCAGGGAACGCTTTATGGCGCCGGATCGGTGGGGGGCACGGTCCGCTACATCACCAACCGGCCCGAGCTGGAACGGGACTACGGACTCGTGGAAGCCGAGCTCAACTCGATCGCCGACGGCGATGCGGGGTGGCACCTGAAGGGCATGGCCAACGTAGCGCTCTCCGATTCGAGCGCACTGCGGCTGGTGGCCTACACGACGGAGTACGGCGGCTACGTCGATGCCCTGTCGGAGAACGGGGCGCGCGACGACGATGTCAATACGGGTAGCCGGACGGGCGTTCGTCTATCGCTGCTGTGGGATGTGACCGACCGGGTCTCGGTGTTGCCCAGACTTATCCACCAGCGAGTCGAGGTCGATGGTTTCAACCGGGAGGAGGTCTTCAATCTGTTCGCCAACCCCTACACTACGACCCGGCCGGCCATTCAGCTCGGAGACCGCGAGCAATACCTGCTGCTCGGAGAAGAGTTCGAAGACGAAACCACCTTGTTCGACTTCAAGATGAGCGCAAGCTTCGCCAGTTTCGATCTGACCTCCATATCAAGCCTCCTGCGCCGCGAGTTGCTCGCAAGCCGCGATGCGTCGGCGCTCGTGGGCAGCGTCACGGTGTCTCTCGGGTTCCCTCACGAACATGTGGCGATACCGTCCAATCTGCGGGACACGACGGAACTCGACCAGTTCACGCAGGAAATTCATCTGGCCTCGGCAAACGAGTCGCGGTTGCAATGGCTGATCGGTGTGTTCTACTCGGACCTCCAGCGAGACTACGCGCAGCGTCTGCCGACGCCCGGATATGACACCGTGGTGGATGCCGCGCTCGGGGCCGGCACCTCCGCCGGCTCCATGAACGGCTACCCGCTTAACGACAGTCCCTACAACTCCGACCTCCCGTACGACATCTCGCAGATCGCCGTGTTCGGCGAGGCAAGCTATGCACTGACCGACCGC includes the following:
- a CDS encoding TonB-dependent receptor; its protein translation is MRMSQRKLDSFRILTFTALWLVCATSQAQSPAPVEGVIDEIVVTATKRSARIQDVPFSVAAKTGEEIARAGARGIEDLALGFAGMSVQDLGPGQSQVAMRGVSAGQIVRDQPGVKEQVGIYMDDSVVSLSLFTPDFDLFDLNRVEVLRGPQGTLYGAGSVGGTVRYITNRPELERDYGLVEAELNSIADGDAGWHLKGMANVALSDSSALRLVAYTTEYGGYVDALSENGARDDDVNTGSRTGVRLSLLWDVTDRVSVLPRLIHQRVEVDGFNREEVFNLFANPYTTTRPAIQLGDREQYLLLGEEFEDETTLFDFKMSASFASFDLTSISSLLRRELLASRDASALVGSVTVSLGFPHEHVAIPSNLRDTTELDQFTQEIHLASANESRLQWLIGVFYSDLQRDYAQRLPTPGYDTVVDAALGAGTSAGSMNGYPLNDSPYNSDLPYDISQIAVFGEASYALTDRFVLTLGGRWYDWEEERRFYSGGLFSNSDLQTDSTDASGFSPRLLASFRLNEQVTWNAQAARGFRPGGVNDPLNASLCTGSDLANFGGFQVYDDETIWNYETGIKSEWGNGVRLNAAVFHAEIDNLQATLDAGSCSSRISFNVEEAHASGVEVELNLTPARGLEIGFAGSLVRSEFDSTVLAEEGGVLGGVADGNRLASVPEIQFAATMNYTIPVNLFGGSELSIFASVQHVGDRITQPGDQVAGAGRFVSELAYGGATGMEVTELDLELDPYTLIAVRVGIIRDDWEVALYVNNLTDEKAALSFDRERGGRARLGFRVNRPRTVGFLIRRSL
- the pyrF gene encoding orotidine-5'-phosphate decarboxylase, which gives rise to MLTFPEKLARSFRGSNAQLCVGLDPDLHKIPNDLRNAKRPILEFNKRVVDSAKNHCNIFKPQAAFYHAVGAEDELADTIKYIREEVPDSLVILDAKRGDVGHTSKMYALEAFERYGADAVTVNPFLGLDCIEPFIERDDRGAIILCKTSNPGSGFLQDMHIDGSMLFEKVAAEAEELWQDKQNVMLVVGATFPKEMSLTRKAAPSVPFLVPGIGSQNGSLASSIRNGRSSVSPNSLIISASRSIIYSGGGTPDGIEEATRRLSGQIAGYEAE
- a CDS encoding GFA family protein, with the protein product MLIEPGQEGGCQCGAIRYRLLRAPVALYACHCKDCQKQSSSAFGLSMWMERDAIEFSGAEPRIYRTRGGSGKEKLCAFCENCGARIYHAGGVTRSARSDTLSIKAGTLDDTSRITPTCHLWTKGAQPWLTPLLENGLCFNTEPENAKILRVELSR
- the ilvA gene encoding threonine ammonia-lyase, biosynthetic → MLQDYVERIENSRVYSAANETPLQAVSILSRRLENRVYLKREDLQPVFSFKLRGAFNKMAGLSANARKRGVIAASAGNHAQGIALAAKRLDMQALIVMPQTTPQIKLESVRALGAAIELQGSNYDEAFEFAQHKAEELGSTFIHPYDDKDVIAGQGTVAMEILRQVPGQLDAIFVPVGGGGLIAGMAAYVKALRPDIRVVGVEPRHAACMARALAAGERVVLDDVDPFADGVAVRQVGEEPFRIARKCVDEVVTVTHREICTAIKEIFDDSRCIAEPAGALALAGLKRCVAREEWTGKVLVAVVSGANVDFDRLRGIAELADLVERREALLGVTIPEKPGSFRTFCQAIGQRSITEFNYRYADAEKAHVFVGVELRNGRSDKKELIADLANRRYKVVDLSDNEMARIHVRYMVGGRAAGLRDERLFRFDLPEQPGALLRYLTRMGKRWNISLFHYRSHGAAYGRVLAGIQVPDGELEPFHAFLSELNYPFHEETGNSAYELFLGSDR
- a CDS encoding type II toxin-antitoxin system VapC family toxin; protein product: MRYWDASALVPLLVAEASSDAVRRWLAEDGRIVTWAWSRTEIVAAVERRTREGLLSRPQRREVLERFATFADTWDEVTEVLAVRARANALLARHPLRAADAGQLGAALLVQEQLAAPLSFVCLDRRLAYAAELESLQVIPEPAA
- a CDS encoding type II toxin-antitoxin system prevent-host-death family antitoxin, which produces MTTVSISDLKANLSRYIREVRRGGEVQVLDRGTPVARLAPPAATGDGLRQTLIRTGLLRPGKGKAAAILEESPIQLPTSLSDALMEDRTDRL